One window of the Carassius auratus strain Wakin chromosome 20, ASM336829v1, whole genome shotgun sequence genome contains the following:
- the LOC113120532 gene encoding cardiac phospholamban-like, with amino-acid sequence MEKVQHITRAAIRRASTMEVPQQAKQNMQELFVNFCLILICLLLIYIIVLLISFHGM; translated from the exons ATGGAGAAAGTGCAGCACATCACACGGGCGGCCATCCGCCGGGCGTCCACCATGGAGGTCCCCCAGCAGGCCAAGCAAAACATGCAGGAGCTATTCGTCAACTTCTGCCTCATCCTCATCTGCCTGCTGCTCATCTACATCATTGTCTTGCTAAT CTCTTTCCACGGCATGTGA